AatattcgaagatccaatagcagtttGTTGTTCAGTGTTGTTTGTTTCGGTcgagtttggagtaccttgaacaatgcggtgcGCTCGCACGGGTCTTCTAGGTATTTTATCtgcaattcaaataaattagttgaaaacttaatatacaattacaacaataataatatgtttaaaatagttgaaatatataataagaccaatattatgatatgatattacatataattaaataatcgtaaaagcttactatattataatccataaatatcttcattcgtatcctggcggacccattgactgtgtgtactagtactagggatgttttcgtttaagttttgttctggaaatgaCAAAGCTTGTGTTCTGTCGTCAAtgccatctctacttccactgcccatgtcaaacaagtccctagggatgttacggagtacaacgtaccaaccctcatcaattggatcttttgagtaaaaaacttgtttgacttgagaagaaaatacgtacggctcatcaatcaattgttgtcctgtaTGAATCAATCGAGTgaagttcaccattgtgaaaccaaattgatcttgcttaattccacgaccagtattaacatcggcccaatcacctcgaaataagacaactttccattttccgtagtaatccaactcaattatatcAGTAAGAAGTCCGAAATATTctacatttccctcgacagggttgttgtccctagcactagcataactagtaattgaggaattaataactattccacaattttgcgttctcctcaatctctcgcgatattttgtatgaaatctgaatccgtttatgaggaacgcactatatcttttaaccactcgatttggaccttgagaaagccatttaacttcgtcgatcacgttcttcccactccaaacctattgtatgaaaagtcaattgagtaattaaaaatgttatgagacaAGATTATAATTATATGTCGATGAAAGCTACAATTGCATACCGTTTCGGGTAACCATTCATGGAAAGATTCtgtgaacaacttattgatGTCTCGaagttgtgttcttcgggagcgcgaacgagatctcagtatttgtttgtactcactatgtaaaaatatgttaagcttgttagaagataaacaattttaattgatgaatatttatcaaatttctagaacttacttgcgtaaaggttccattgattcgtggtgaaacagaacatactgatgtgcttgtacccacgaaaaaccatctaattctgcaatttccactttgccgattggttctccaaaactttggaacaaataagtatcggtcaagttatgatccgtgagtctagcatttctatttggtctgCTCAACCTTGTTTCGACATCATCCAAATATCATGAACAGAAGGTGATACATTCCTCTGCTAAGTAggcttcagcaatcgatccttctggataacgcttgttgcggcagtaagactttaatttggataggaacctaaacacgatatgCAACATTATGAAaagttgttaaaataaatttggatatgCAACATTAATTTGGATAGGGTTTACGGAAGgagagtttttaaaataaattaacacatttctatgggatacatccatcggtAGAAAACGGGTCTGCCAAGAATTGCTTCTCCcaggagatggattatcaagtgaaccataatagtgaagaaggaaggtggaaagattttctccatgttgcataaagtcaatgCGGCTctatcctgtaccttctgaagttcttgaacatccaaaactttgccacaaatggctttcattatattggatagttaaattatacaagacgtcaccttcttcgacatacaacatcgtagagcaactggcaataaatcttgcatcaagatgtgatagtcatgtgattttagcgaatacaGTCTttgatctttaacactaacacatcgagatatatttgatgcatatgcatctggaacctttatatccttcaacaccatacagaacacttctttctctgtcCTCGACATCGAAAAAATAGAAGGCGACAACCGATTTTTCCCATTAAGAAGTGGATTCAgatgaagatcaggtcgaattcccattggactaaatcaagtcgactctgaagattgtcttttgattttccatctacattcaaaattgtacccacaatgttctcgcaatcatttttctcaatgtgcataacatcaagattgtgtcgtaaaagctaatgctcccaataaggcaactcaaattctttttttccacaagtccgcctcattgggatcatcctcttcatcggagtcatcatcagcttcatcatttgatcttctatttatTTACGTGTTTGTCGGGTGGTTCATCTTTCTATAACTGAAATTTATATCtttcaacatgaacaagatatcagatccacttgtctgcgaaggagcttctctgaactcttcagtgcCGTCAAATActgaactctgaaatctaaatctatgatttttcggtaaccaccgacgatgccccatgtaagagaactttttcccattgtataaccattgcgaacatgtttgtgtagcacaacaaggacacgcataacgaccctttgtactccaaccggataaattggcataagcgaggaagtcattaatggtccacatcaaagctgcacgtaaattaaagttctcctttctcagcacatcgtatgtctcgacaccagcccataattattttaactcttcAGTAAGTGGCTATAAATAAACGTCGATATCATttccgggccctttctctccagggataatcatagataagataagggaagattgcttcatgcaaatccacggaggcagattgtaagaaacaagcactactggccaagtactgtacgcagtgctcatgatcttataaggattaaatccatcagatgctaggccaagcctcacactcctaggatcgtgtcaaatgatttccaagctaaagaatctaccggatgccttaataatccatcatcggttcgtccatcatggtgccacgtcattgactccgctgtcttcgatgacatgaaaagcctttgaagccttggtatcagcgaaaaataccgtaaaatcttgaccggcttctttcttggttgtgcatcattttcatcgtcgttcccatcttctgtgtttctatttatccaacgggattcgccgcatacatgacaacACTGTTGAtttctccgatcgccccaatacaatatgcagtcattcgggcaactatggattttgttgtacccaagacctaagtcttttatcattttcttcatatctttgcatgactgagggatttttgcaaacggaaataTTTCTCTCAAAAAATCTAGCAGCATTGTTAAAGAgttcccggtccaccctcccaaacattttaactggaaaagacGAACGCAGAAAGCCATTTTGgagaattttgatccctcatatagttcttcgttcatctcatTAAGTAGCTCATAGAACTTTgtcgcttctccattcggctcttcatgaggtacacttgTTCCccgttcggtaaaagcatttgcACCAacattacaatcatcagatgccacAAAGTTGGCTGGGAACGACTGAaaaccatgattgtgcatattaaatgcatcccgcaacatacattccatgtcatcccctccaacggactgatggtaagcaggaCCAGGATAAGATACGTCCATCGTTGAAGaagaagtactaggcgggcattctccatggaaaaaccatttcttataaccccgaacaaacccatcaacaactagatgctcgtatacaacttcacgataatgccagtttatgttgacacacttgttacaggggcaaagaatcatgttctcttggcttgcatattgaaatgcaaaattcaaaaaagtttgtactccatttctaTATTCGTTGCTTACctttgacaaattcatccaagaccaatccatttcttaattcttgcaAGTCTGATTTTCAGTAGAAATTACAAGGGTAAGTTGTTAACTTCATTGGTATTATTTCACTATGTAAGTtatcatatgatatatatttatgttattatgtcgtattatgtaagttatgtattaaaaatgttatgtattaataagttatgtaagttatgtatcattttaaaatatatatattaataagttatgtcgtattatataagttatgtattaaaaatgttatgtattaataagttatgtaagttatgtatcattttaaaatatatatattaataagttatgtcgtactatataagttatgtattaaaaatgttatgtattaataagttatgtgagttatgtatcattttaaaatatatatatatatatatattaataagttatgtcgtattatataagttatgtattaataagttatgtaagttatgtatcattttaaaatatatatattaataagttatgtcgtattataaaagttatgtattaaaatgttatgtattaataagttatgtaagttatgtatcattttaaaatatatatatattaataagttatgtaatgtATGTATTATAAATGGGTAATTCAttgacattcaatcaattaatcgatgactttattgtatttaaaagataattaaacaCATGCATTAAAGTATGCAAGTCACATCTAACgcgataatttattaaattagaagtaaaattgataattcattgTCATAAAATCGTAAACCCATAAATAATTCACATTAAACCGAATAAACTAATCGATCAATTTGTGTAATTGCTTTTGCTTGGGTACATAATAcgggagaaaataaaattatgatttagaattattaaattatgtaatagGCTACAAAATTACGCGTAAATTGGGATAGAAATATATAACGCAAAAATTGGTCATGTAAAACCGATACCACatgtttaaaaacaaaatattaatcaaaaccCGTTTGAAAACTCGAAAATCATAAGTAAACTATAAAAGCAAACATATAACCAAatacgaaatttaaacatttgaaggtgtttttttaataaaacaatctatggaaatatatgaataaatacctCAAATTTTCCAAATATCGAAGCAGAGGCACCGCCAAACAAAAACACAACTAAATTAGTACCCAAAAAACACCAAACcagaattttaataaaaggaaaaagtagaaataaaaacagtacaaatgaaaacaaattggtggtggaaaaaaaaaagactaatacTAATGATTTGTGTTGTTTTAACTGATTATGTTCCATCTTAGCTTATGTATGATGATGTATTCAAAAAGTTTATTACGCTTGAAGTAATATGTGTACATAAGCTTTTTCGATTAAATTGAAGACTAATTATAAAGCTTTTGATTGACATATTTAACATAGTTGTGTTTTCTAGGTTATATTCATAGTCTTTACACGCATATTAAAGATGCATTCTTTATGTACAGTGGTAAGCAGTCAAAATTCATCACTCTTGGACAAACATaaagaattaatataaaataattagtaattaaGATTATAGTCAAACAAATTTAAGCTAATAATTAGAGCAGAATATATATTGTATCTTTTAGAAGTTACATGTATAGTCATAAGTATTACACTTACGAgtaaatcattaaaaaacaaataatgttattttcttaataaaaacttttatttaatttggatttgagaaataaattagataatcAACATAAAGCTTATTggtaatcattaaaatttttataacttttacaagtATAAACATGTATCCGATAATAGATAAAAGTCAAAATGGTGGGATTGAGACAAATATTCTACATAGaaattgttaataataaaacttgaatacGATAATGCCAGTTCAAGGTCTTTAACTTTGTCAATCGAACCAATGCATTTGTATTTGGCAAtgtatgtattataaaatattgtataaaacaacATTAGACGAACACGAAAGCAAATGAGCGATTGCAAATTAAAATAGTAGCAATGAAAAATACTTGTAACAgcaaaatattatgaattaataaattataccCTAAACtacacatcaaaataaattcacTAAAAGGACAGTAGCAGGTGATTCCACCGACAGCAATGAAATCTACACATTTAGTCCAAACCCTTAACAGTAAACGACgcagaaaatagaaaaggaagCAACGAAATAAAATCACCCGACAGTAGCAATGAAGCAATGGAATGAAATGCTAGTTTATGAGTTCTGTACCTGCTGAACGATGCAGAAAACAGAAAAGGAAGCAATGATTTCCAAGGAATGAAACCCTaaacacaaacaaaataaaatcagttCCTAACCAATGAAACcattcacaaaataaattcaCAGTCCAAGCATTACATTACCTTCAGGACGatgaacaaaaattgaagaggaagaccGAAAACCCTATAAACAGagaatacatttttttttaatttcaggatcaacaaacaataacaaaccaaaaataaaattaacaaagcATTTGCACAACCCAATGTATACGAAGGCAGAATGGGGAAAGTGAACCTGGAATACTTTTTCCCCCGACCACCGATTCTGATGATGCTCCTCGACGTTCTCTGTCAACTGTGTGTGTTTACCGAATGTACGAACCggatatttttttgttttgcaaGAAATGGAAACACCCAAGCAATGAAATttgaaagagaagaagaatTGATTTTTAGAAATGGGAGATAGCAAAAACACTGAAACGAGTTAGGGATTTTAGTACTTAGGGATTTTAGAACAGAAAAAATGGAATTGGGGCTGGGAGCGGGGGTATACCCCAAAACTGATCTGTCattaaaacgacgccgtttcattTAAATACATTTGTGGCGCTTACaagaaaacgccactaactttatatcttttgcggcgtttttgagaaaaaacGCCACTGATAATTAAATTGTCAacgaaacggcgccgttttgttttatttttagttggatctttgcggcgttttgcatagaaacgccactaataat
This genomic window from Gossypium raimondii isolate GPD5lz chromosome 10, ASM2569854v1, whole genome shotgun sequence contains:
- the LOC128033715 gene encoding uncharacterized protein LOC128033715 — protein: MEPLRNEYKQILRSRSRSRRTQLRDINKLFTESFHEWLPETVWSGKNVIDEVKWLSQGPNRVVKRYSAFLINGFRFHTKYRERLRRTQNCGIVINSSITSYASARDNNPVEGNVEYFGLLTDIIELDYYGKWKVVLFRGDWADVNTGRGIKQDQFGFTMVNFTRLIHTGQQLIDEPYVFSSQVKQVFYSKDPIDEGWYVVLRNIPRDLFDMGSGSRDGIDDRTQALSFPEQNLNENIPSTSTHSQWVRQDTNEDIYGL